GAGCAGCTCGCCGGAGTTGGCGGCCTTCATCCATGAGATGAGCGGCACCGTCAGCCAGTACAGCGAGGTCGAGCTCAGCAGCAGCATCCCCAGGAAGCCGAGCAGCAGGCTCATGATCGAGATGGCCGGCGACGGCAGGATGGCGCGGCTGGTGAGGGCGCCGAGGGCGGTGCCCGCCAGCGCGGAGACCACGTACAGGAGGAGTGCCGCCAGGAGCAGGCCGGACGGCGGGGAGCCGGAGACGCCGGCGAACAGGGCCCAGAGCAGGCCGAGCGCCGCGAACACCACGCAGGCCGCGAACGCCGCCAGCAGCCCCGCCGCCACCTCCTTGCCGCGGCCGCCCACCTGGATCGCCGACATCTCGCGCTGGCGGTCCGGCTCGGTATCGAGCAGGCTTCTGGCCGCCCAGGCCAGGATGGGGACGAGGAGCACGGCGCCGTCCACGAGCACGGTGGCCTCGGCGCCCTTCGGCGCTCGGCTGCCGTGGACGATGGCCAGCAGGGCGAGGGTGAGCAGGAGCGCCTGGTACACGCGGTGGGAGCGGACGTAGGCGGTCAGGCGGTAGGCGGCGAGGGGGATCAACCGGTCTCCTCGGTCTGCGCGGTCCGGGGGGTGGGCTCGTGGGCGGGGGCCTCGATCTCGCGGGCCTGGAAGCCTTCCTCCCGCATCCTGGCCAGGAAGCGCGCCAGCTCATCGGCGGGCACCGTGACGGCCACAGTGGCGTGCGCGGTGGTGTGCGCGGTGGTGTGCGCGGTGGTGTGCGCGGTGGCGGGCGCGGTGGTATGCGCGGTGGCGGGCGCCGCGGCATGCGCGGTGGCGTGCGGGGTGGTCGGCGCGGTGGTGTGAGCGGAGGCCGACGCTGTCACGTGCGGGGTGGTGTGCGCGGTGGTGCTTTCCTTGAGGTGGCCGTCCACCATGGACCAGTGACGCAGGCCGGGCAGCCCGCGCAGGCCGCCCTGATGATCGCTGACGATGACGATCCCGCCCCGCCCCGCCACCTCGGTGGCGATCGACGGCAACACCTCACGCGTGTCGGCGTCGAGACCGGCGAACGGCTCGTCCAGGATCAGCAGCCCGGGCTCGGCCATCAGCGCCTGCGCCAGGCCGACCTTGTGGGCGCTGCCCTTGGACAGGTCGCCGAGCGGGGTGGCGAGCAGGTGCCCCATGTCGAGCCGCTCGATCCACGGCTCCCAGCGGGCGCCGCCGCGGACGCGGGACATGTGCCGCAGGTACGCCGTGACCGTGAACGGCTGGCTCGCAGGGAACCGGTCGGGCGCGAAGCCGACCACCGGGGGACGGTCGGCGATGGCACCCGTGGTGGGCCGGGCGAGGCCGGCCAGGAGGCGGAGCAGGGTGGACTTGCCTGCTCCGTTCACGCCGGTCAGCTCGATCACTTCGCCGGGGGCGAGGTGGGCGTCGGCGTCTTCGATGACGAGTGGATCACGTCTTCGGTAACGGAAGGAGACCTTGGACAGCCGCATGATCCCGTAACGGTATATGTCGGGTCGCAGGTTCGGCGTAAAGGTCCGACAATAGAGGAACCCCCGGCACGTAAGACCCAAGAGGAGTGAGGCTTGAACCGCTTTCCGCGCGTCATGGGTATGCGTTCAGGCTATGACCCCGTCGAGGTGGACGCCCTGATCGGGCGGATCGAGTCCACGCTCGGGCGAGGCTCGCACCTGGTGGAGCCCGTCACCGCCGACGAGGTCCGCACGGCCACGTTCCGCGCGAAACGCGGCGGTTACCAGGAGACCGCGGTGGACTTCGCGCTGGAGGCGTTCGTGGTGGCGCTGGAGACCCAGGCCAAGCGGCCCATCCGCCTGGCCATGGCCGAGCCCACCGGTG
The nucleotide sequence above comes from Nonomuraea gerenzanensis. Encoded proteins:
- a CDS encoding ABC transporter ATP-binding protein, whose protein sequence is MRLSKVSFRYRRRDPLVIEDADAHLAPGEVIELTGVNGAGKSTLLRLLAGLARPTTGAIADRPPVVGFAPDRFPASQPFTVTAYLRHMSRVRGGARWEPWIERLDMGHLLATPLGDLSKGSAHKVGLAQALMAEPGLLILDEPFAGLDADTREVLPSIATEVAGRGGIVIVSDHQGGLRGLPGLRHWSMVDGHLKESTTAHTTPHVTASASAHTTAPTTPHATAHAAAPATAHTTAPATAHTTAHTTAHTTAHATVAVTVPADELARFLARMREEGFQAREIEAPAHEPTPRTAQTEETG